One region of Wyeomyia smithii strain HCP4-BCI-WySm-NY-G18 chromosome 3, ASM2978416v1, whole genome shotgun sequence genomic DNA includes:
- the LOC129730879 gene encoding uncharacterized protein LOC129730879 isoform X1 translates to MGRISRCFVATFLLFFAVLKNVDCDAPLVDSAALPLEHRAVYGPPAPSPVYGTPGLLSGGGGGGGSSSSSSGGSDDPWPLSAQNDSPQIKHLQVQCEKTHMRVNIEFDRPFYGMIFSKGFYSDPHCVHLKPGTGHLSATFEIFLNSCGMSSSANHNAASFGSPTPSGSYVENTIIIQYDPYVQEVWDQARKLRCTWYDFYEKAVTFRPFQVDMLHAVTANFLGDNLQCWMQIQVGKGPWASEVSGIVKIGQTMTMVLAIKDDENKFDMLVRNCVAHDGKRAPIQLVDQHGCVVRPKIMSKFQKIKNFGPSASVVSFAYFQAFKFPDSMNVHFQCVIQVCRYNCPEPKCGGGDYGLPALTGNGISGEYGAPGALSGEYGPPSLQEYGVPPAYPDPRHPSDATGAYSENQDNIVPPPQAQTSGGSNENKEGQSQSDASQSNQNQNQLQNEIHDNINLPPPPPPGQSGYVTVTKRKDDMVNDGNLVSLGGRPRSVEGLDDLRGARRRRDTMTVVLKPRIYKRDAQEMTDVNTERVIQVVAPGDVNFALNSAANNETVVIQSQRTVDPETICMSVPSFVGGLVMLLLVLAVASLVAAFLFVRVRHFDRKANHMPLSSSHMFLVAQ, encoded by the exons ATGGGCAGAATATCGcgatgttttgtcgcgactttCCTGCTTTTTTTCGCAGTATTAAAG aatgtCGACTGTGATGCCCCTCTCGTAGATTCAGCCGCCCTGCCACTGGAGCATAGAGCCGTCTATGGACCGCCAGCACCATCACCAGTATACGGTACGCCTGGTTTGTTGAgtggcggcggcggcggtggtggtagcagcagtagcagcagcggtgGCAGCGACGACCCCTGGCCCCTGTCGGCTCAAAACGATAGTCCCCAGATCAAGCACCTGCAGGTGCAGTGCGAAAAGACGCACATGCGCGTCAACATCGAATTCGATCGACCCTTCTACGGAATGATTTTCTCGAAGGGATTCTACAGCGACCCGCACTGCGTGCATCTGAAGCCGGGTACTGGTCATCTGAGTGCGACGTTCGAAATCTTCCTGAACAGCTGCGGTATGAGCAGCTCGGCTAATCACAATGCGGCCAGTTTCGGCTCGCCAACCCCATCCGGTAGCTATGTGGAGAACACGATTATCATCCAGTACGATCCGTACGTCCAGGAAGTGTGGGATCAG GCTCGCAAGCTGCGTTGTACGTGGTATGACTTCTACGAGAAGGCCGTCACATTCCGTCCGTTCCAGGTGGACATGCTGCATGCCGTGACTGCCAACTTCCTCGGAGACAACCTGCAATGCTGGATGCAGATCCAGGTCGGTAAAGGTCCCTGGGCATCTGAGGTTTCCGGAATTGTAAAGATCGGTCAAACCATGACCATGGTGCTGGCAATCAAGGACGACGAGAACAAGTTCGATATGTTGGTCCGAAACTGTGTTGCTCATGATGGCAAGCGTGCCCCTATCCAATTGGTCGACCAGCATGGCTGTGTTGTACGTCCCAAGATTATGAGCAAATTCCAAAAGATCAAAAACTTCGGAccatcagcatcggttgtgtCGTTCGCATACTTCCAAGCGTTCAAATTCCCAGACTCGATGAATGTGCACTTCCAGTGTGTAATTCAAGTTTGCCGCTACAACTGTCCGGAGCCAAAATGCGGAGGTGGTGATTACGGACTACCGGCGCTAACAGGTAACGGAATTTCTGGCGAGTATGGAGCTCCAGGTGCACTGAGTGGAGAATATGGCCCACCATCGCTGCAAGAATACGGCGTTCCTCCGGCGTACCCAGATCCAAGACACCCATCAGACGCCACGGGTGCGTACTCGGAGAATCAAGATAATATTGTGCCACCACCACAAGCGCAAACTTCCGGAGGCTCCAACGAGAACAAAGAAGGCCAAAGTCAATCGGATGCATCGCAGTCCAACCAGAACCAAAACCAGCTACAAAACGAAATCCACGACAACATCAATCTGCCACCACCGCCGCCACCAGGTCAATCCGGATATGTGACAGTGACGAAGAGGAAAGACGATATGGTCAACGATGGTAACCTTGTTAGTTTGGGCGGCCGTCCACGATCGGTGGAAGGCTTAGATGACCTCCGGGGCGCCCGACGACGACGCGATACAATGACGGTTGTCCTGAAGCCACGAATCTACAAACGGGATGCTCAGGAGATGACCGATGTCAACACGGAACGGGTCATTCAAGTGGTCGCCCCAGGGGATGTCAACTTCGCTCTAAATAGCGCCGCCAACAACGAAACGGTTGTGATCCAGTCCCAACGCACCGTCGATCCGGAGACGATCTGTATGTCCGTGCCCAGCTTCGTCGGTGGTCTGGTGATGCTGCTGCTGGTACTAGCGGTGGCCTCCCTTGTAGCCGCCTTCCTCTTCGTCCGAGTGAGACACTTCGATCGCAAAG ctaACCACATGCCCCTGTCCAG CTCACACATGTTCCTGGTGGCACAGTAA
- the LOC129728485 gene encoding membrane-associated tyrosine- and threonine-specific cdc2-inhibitory kinase: MKSPLPVPEFLEETNLSLSFKEPHRKNRIQRPPKPPKLYSKVDCSFSRASNGSNTAHLISFKNDRSQLSSLYQRHKRESYYEQCFEQIAKVGEGSFGEVFKVKSKQDGCLYAVKKSKEFLRGENYRHERLEEVRRYEQFSEHENCIRLCQAWEQDDRLYMQMELCKSNLEDYVRDQRFIPEEKIWSILLDLLLGLKSLHDRNLIHLDIKLDNILITDDGICKLADFGLVLDLNSSNFLYASEGDSRYIAPELLEGKYTKAVDIFSLGIAILELSCNLELPPNGPLWQNLRSGALPAELLCRLSNELQSVIQWMMSPLPESRPSVDDLLQLSKIAALHQERRRWRLVRSIRSYLRRKLCNLKFFLASLVLSIASCFRLKHAKPSVPQRCFRDSCNRSCVNGINDSNTRTRLMKNLADESDEDIVSSTCGELDVTGGSGGSGGSGIQITPTLNNTVPTMTPIGKILNSTPLNHAGSRLRLRNILMDNPFANGECCEDDFSLDSDSEGKSKRKDEQKSRHHSLLHSSPCGNDSSFLTKKKLFFISDDSD, from the exons ATGAAGTCCCCTCTGCCCGTGCCGGAGTTTCTCGAGGAAACCAATCTATCATTGTCGTTCAAGGAACCCCATCGTAAGAATAGAATTCAACGACCGCCGAAACCTCCGAAGTTGTATTCAAAGGTCGATTGCAGTTTTAGCCGCGCGTCAAACGGTTCCAACACCGCCCACTTGATCTCTTTCAAAAACGACCGGTCACAGTTAAGCTCACTCTATCAGCGTCATAAACGAGAATCCTATTACGAGCAGTGCTTCGAGCAGATCGCCAAAGTGGGCGAAGGTTCGTTCGGGGAAGTGTTTAAGGTGAAAAGTAAACAAGACGGGTGCCTGTATGCGGTCAAAAAATCAAAGGAGTTTTTACGCGGAGAAAACTATCGTCATGAGCGGCTGGAAGAAGTGCGTCGATATGAACAATTTAGTGAGCATGAAAACTGCATTAGGCTGTGTCAGGCGTGGGAGCAGGATGATCGGCTTTACATGCAAATGGAACTATGCAAAAGCAATCTAGAGGATTACGTCCGCGATCAGCGTTTCATTCCGGAAGAGAAAATTTGGTCCATCCTGTTGGATCTACTATTG GGTCTGAAGAGTTTACACGACCGAAACTTGATTCACTTGGATATTAAATTAGATAACATTTTAATTACCGATGATGGTATTTGTAAATTAGCAGACTTCGGACTGGTGTTAGACTTAAACAGTAGTAATTTTCTCTATGCTAGTGAAGGTGACTCGCGGTATATTGCACCGGAACTGTTGGAAGGCAAATATACCAAAGCGGTGGACATTTTCAGTCTTGGAATCGCGATTCTTGAGTTGTCGTGCAATCTTGAACTTCCTCCTAACGGACCTCTTTGGCAAAACTTGAGAAGTGGAGCACTACCGGCGGAACTTCTATGTCGACTGTCGAATGAGCTGCAATCTGTCATACAGTGGATGATGAGTCCGCTGCCTGAATCGCGTCCTTCAGTCGATGATTTGTTGCAGCTTTCAAAAATAGCAGCATTACATCAAGAGCGACGACGGTGGCGTTTGGTACGTAGTATTCGATCCTACCTGCGTCGAAAGCTGTGCAATCTAAAATTTTTCCTGGCAAGTTTGGTGCTTTCAATTGCTAGTTGTTTCCGGCTGAAACACGCGAAACCGTCGGTTCCGCAAAGATGCTTCCGAGATAGCTGTAATCGCAGTTGTGTCAATGGAATCAACGATAGCAATACGCGAACACGCTTGATGAAAAATTTGGCTGATGAATCTGACGAGGATATTGTATCCTCTACCTGTGGGGAGCTTGATGTGACGGGTGGAAGTGGTGGAAGTGGGGGAAGTGGGATACAAATAACGCCCACCCTAAACAACACCGTGCCGACGATGACTCCAATCGGGAAGATACTGAACTCGACGCCACTAAATCATGCCGGATCAAGACTACGTCTAAGAAATATTTTAATGGACAACCCGTTTGCGAATGGAGAGTG TTGCGAGGATGATTTTTCATTAGATTCAGACTCCGAGGGCAAAAGCAAACGAAAGGATGAGCAAAAATCTCGGCACCACTCTTTGTTGCACAGTTCTCCGTGTGGCAATGATTCGTCGTTTCTAACCAAAAAGAAACTGTTCTTCATATCAGACGACTCAGACTGA
- the LOC129730879 gene encoding uncharacterized protein LOC129730879 isoform X2: MGRISRCFVATFLLFFAVLKNVDCDAPLVDSAALPLEHRAVYGPPAPSPVYGTPGLLSGGGGGGGSSSSSSGGSDDPWPLSAQNDSPQIKHLQVQCEKTHMRVNIEFDRPFYGMIFSKGFYSDPHCVHLKPGTGHLSATFEIFLNSCGMSSSANHNAASFGSPTPSGSYVENTIIIQYDPYVQEVWDQARKLRCTWYDFYEKAVTFRPFQVDMLHAVTANFLGDNLQCWMQIQVGKGPWASEVSGIVKIGQTMTMVLAIKDDENKFDMLVRNCVAHDGKRAPIQLVDQHGCVVRPKIMSKFQKIKNFGPSASVVSFAYFQAFKFPDSMNVHFQCVIQVCRYNCPEPKCGGGDYGLPALTGNGISGEYGAPGALSGEYGPPSLQEYGVPPAYPDPRHPSDATGAYSENQDNIVPPPQAQTSGGSNENKEGQSQSDASQSNQNQNQLQNEIHDNINLPPPPPPGQSGYVTVTKRKDDMVNDGNLVSLGGRPRSVEGLDDLRGARRRRDTMTVVLKPRIYKRDAQEMTDVNTERVIQVVAPGDVNFALNSAANNETVVIQSQRTVDPETICMSVPSFVGGLVMLLLVLAVASLVAAFLFVRVRHFDRKANHMPLSR, from the exons ATGGGCAGAATATCGcgatgttttgtcgcgactttCCTGCTTTTTTTCGCAGTATTAAAG aatgtCGACTGTGATGCCCCTCTCGTAGATTCAGCCGCCCTGCCACTGGAGCATAGAGCCGTCTATGGACCGCCAGCACCATCACCAGTATACGGTACGCCTGGTTTGTTGAgtggcggcggcggcggtggtggtagcagcagtagcagcagcggtgGCAGCGACGACCCCTGGCCCCTGTCGGCTCAAAACGATAGTCCCCAGATCAAGCACCTGCAGGTGCAGTGCGAAAAGACGCACATGCGCGTCAACATCGAATTCGATCGACCCTTCTACGGAATGATTTTCTCGAAGGGATTCTACAGCGACCCGCACTGCGTGCATCTGAAGCCGGGTACTGGTCATCTGAGTGCGACGTTCGAAATCTTCCTGAACAGCTGCGGTATGAGCAGCTCGGCTAATCACAATGCGGCCAGTTTCGGCTCGCCAACCCCATCCGGTAGCTATGTGGAGAACACGATTATCATCCAGTACGATCCGTACGTCCAGGAAGTGTGGGATCAG GCTCGCAAGCTGCGTTGTACGTGGTATGACTTCTACGAGAAGGCCGTCACATTCCGTCCGTTCCAGGTGGACATGCTGCATGCCGTGACTGCCAACTTCCTCGGAGACAACCTGCAATGCTGGATGCAGATCCAGGTCGGTAAAGGTCCCTGGGCATCTGAGGTTTCCGGAATTGTAAAGATCGGTCAAACCATGACCATGGTGCTGGCAATCAAGGACGACGAGAACAAGTTCGATATGTTGGTCCGAAACTGTGTTGCTCATGATGGCAAGCGTGCCCCTATCCAATTGGTCGACCAGCATGGCTGTGTTGTACGTCCCAAGATTATGAGCAAATTCCAAAAGATCAAAAACTTCGGAccatcagcatcggttgtgtCGTTCGCATACTTCCAAGCGTTCAAATTCCCAGACTCGATGAATGTGCACTTCCAGTGTGTAATTCAAGTTTGCCGCTACAACTGTCCGGAGCCAAAATGCGGAGGTGGTGATTACGGACTACCGGCGCTAACAGGTAACGGAATTTCTGGCGAGTATGGAGCTCCAGGTGCACTGAGTGGAGAATATGGCCCACCATCGCTGCAAGAATACGGCGTTCCTCCGGCGTACCCAGATCCAAGACACCCATCAGACGCCACGGGTGCGTACTCGGAGAATCAAGATAATATTGTGCCACCACCACAAGCGCAAACTTCCGGAGGCTCCAACGAGAACAAAGAAGGCCAAAGTCAATCGGATGCATCGCAGTCCAACCAGAACCAAAACCAGCTACAAAACGAAATCCACGACAACATCAATCTGCCACCACCGCCGCCACCAGGTCAATCCGGATATGTGACAGTGACGAAGAGGAAAGACGATATGGTCAACGATGGTAACCTTGTTAGTTTGGGCGGCCGTCCACGATCGGTGGAAGGCTTAGATGACCTCCGGGGCGCCCGACGACGACGCGATACAATGACGGTTGTCCTGAAGCCACGAATCTACAAACGGGATGCTCAGGAGATGACCGATGTCAACACGGAACGGGTCATTCAAGTGGTCGCCCCAGGGGATGTCAACTTCGCTCTAAATAGCGCCGCCAACAACGAAACGGTTGTGATCCAGTCCCAACGCACCGTCGATCCGGAGACGATCTGTATGTCCGTGCCCAGCTTCGTCGGTGGTCTGGTGATGCTGCTGCTGGTACTAGCGGTGGCCTCCCTTGTAGCCGCCTTCCTCTTCGTCCGAGTGAGACACTTCGATCGCAAAG ctaACCACATGCCCCTGTCCAGGTAA